Proteins from one Nomia melanderi isolate GNS246 chromosome 3, iyNomMela1, whole genome shotgun sequence genomic window:
- the LOC116431787 gene encoding uncharacterized protein LOC116431787, producing the protein MRKWEVQPGTPTASRNLFNKRQEHSFERRPVERSLGSKWSDILILTIAGCCLASELELGGHGLTLGEIALGHDGHDIDLSEIGDVGSEVELGHGYGGGHGHFIPVVKNIGIPVLKKYPLAIPSLQIQQVPQSYSVPVVVPKPVPYPVEKQVFTKVEKKVPTPIEKIIPVKVEKPVPFQVVKHIPVPVVKPIPIKIPIYKTIVHRHKGH; encoded by the exons ATGAGGAAGTGGGAAGTACAACCCGGTACTCCCACTGCCTcgcgaaatttatttaataagaggCAAGAACATTCATTTGAGAGGCGTCCAGTGGAAAGGAGTCTGGGATCTAAATGGTCCGAT ATCTTAATTCTGACGATTGCTGGTTGCTGCCTAGCCAGTGAATTAGAGTTGGGTGGCCATGGTCTTACATTAGGGGAAATTGCTTTGGGCCACGATGGCCACGACATCGATTTGAGCGAAATTG GAGATGTGGGGTCCGAGGTTGAGCTAGGTCACGGCTATGGAGGTGGACACGGACACTTTATACCCGTTGTCAAAAATATTG GAATACCAGTACTGAAGAAGTACCCATTGGCCATTCCAAGCCTACAGATCCAACAAGTTCCGCAGAGCTACTCTGTCCCGGTGGTTGTACCGAAACCCGTTCCTTATCCG GTGGAGAAACAGGTCTTCACGAAGGTAGAGAAGAAAGTGCCCACGCCGATTGAAAAGATCATCCCGGTAAAGGTGGAGAAGCCAGTTCCGTTCCAAGTGGTGAAGCACATTCCTGTTCCGGTGGTGAAGCCTATTCCCATCAAGATCCCGATTTACAAAACGATAGTGCACAGACACAAGGGGCACTGA
- the LOC116431774 gene encoding uncharacterized protein LOC116431774 encodes MNQIIAFVGLAVLAGIASASHLDEDHGHSTYEEKSKPVEIPIYKKYAIPIPHPVPVEVPQKIEIPIPQPQNVPVEIPHPYPVEVVKHVEIPIEKPEPVVVEKHVPFVVEKPYPVYVEKKFPIPVAKPYPVHVPIYKHVFHYTSKGKGWH; translated from the exons ATGAATCAAATC ATTGCTTTCGTTGGTCTCGCGGTGCTCGCTGGCATCGCTTCTGCGAGCCATCTGGACGAGGACCACGGCCACTCGACCTACGAGGAAAAATCGAAGCCTGTGGAGATACCAATCTATAAGAAATACG cgaTCCCGATCCCGCATCCGGTGCCAGTCGAAGTACCCCAGAAGATCGAGATTCCGATCCCTCAACCGCAAAACGTCCCCGTCGAGATTCCTCATCCTTATCCAGTGGAAGTAGTCAAACACGTTGAAATCCCCATAGAAAAACCGGAACCCGTCGTTGTAGAAAAACAC GTACCATTCGTGGTGGAGAAGCCGTATCCCGTCTACGTCGAGAAGAAGTTCCCCATTCCGGTGGCGAAACCATACCCAGTCCATGTGCCGATCTACAAGCATGTATTCCACTACACGTCGAAGGGCAAGGGATGGCACTAA